From one Luteolibacter sp. SL250 genomic stretch:
- a CDS encoding pseudouridine synthase, which translates to MSAVTNIAAYRFAPLSGLKELRERLIADCKAWGLKGTILLSTEGINLFVAGAGGSIARLMELLRSVPGLETLEPKVSESDTQPFNRMLVRIKKEIISFGFESIRPAEYTSRKIAAKELKQWLDEGKPVTLLDTRNDYEVKLGTFRNAIIPHIDTFRQFPDAVRKLPEELKGQPVVMFCTGGIRCEKAGPFMEMEGYKDIYQLDGGILKYFEEVGGDHYDGECFVFDQRVGVDPALKETDTAVCYACQAPLDAAEQEDPRHVPGVSCPHCFKSEPEKMARRIAEKEAALKEASTPLPGSIAMENRRPVNVPAAHDRRELVEVLVDLFPQIPRDEWERRCDEGRFVSYGGAVRGRHHIVRAGERILQIFPGEVEPEVSTDIRIVHEDEAIIVIHKPAPLPMHASGRFHRNTLQYLLNQVYGPKYPRPVHRLDANTSGLVVFARTRHFCRLLQRQFIEGTVDKRYLVRVDGAPADDSFFSEAPISQESGAMGTRGVDEEDGLHARTDFAVLDRSGDGTTLLEAKLGTGRTNQIRIHLWEMGHPVTGDQAYLAGGRIGAVQTLDPEIEPLCLHAWKLAFDHPISGERMTFETDRPFWAV; encoded by the coding sequence GTGTCCGCCGTCACGAACATCGCCGCCTACCGCTTCGCTCCCCTGTCCGGCCTCAAGGAATTGAGGGAACGGCTCATCGCCGATTGCAAGGCGTGGGGGCTGAAGGGGACGATCTTGCTCAGCACGGAGGGGATCAACCTTTTCGTCGCCGGAGCAGGCGGCTCCATCGCTCGGCTGATGGAACTGCTGCGGTCCGTACCGGGCCTGGAGACGCTGGAGCCGAAGGTCAGCGAAAGCGACACGCAGCCGTTCAACCGGATGCTGGTCCGCATCAAGAAGGAGATCATTTCCTTCGGTTTCGAGAGCATCCGCCCGGCGGAATACACGTCGCGGAAGATCGCTGCGAAGGAACTGAAGCAGTGGCTGGACGAAGGAAAGCCGGTGACCCTGCTCGATACCCGCAACGACTATGAGGTGAAGCTGGGGACGTTCCGCAACGCCATCATCCCCCACATCGACACCTTCCGCCAGTTCCCGGATGCCGTGCGGAAACTGCCGGAGGAACTGAAGGGCCAGCCGGTTGTCATGTTCTGCACCGGTGGCATCCGCTGTGAGAAGGCCGGACCCTTCATGGAGATGGAGGGTTACAAGGACATCTACCAGCTCGACGGCGGTATCCTGAAATACTTTGAGGAAGTGGGCGGCGACCACTACGACGGCGAGTGCTTTGTTTTCGACCAGCGCGTGGGCGTGGACCCCGCCCTGAAGGAGACGGACACCGCGGTGTGCTACGCCTGCCAGGCTCCGCTGGATGCCGCTGAGCAGGAGGATCCCCGTCATGTGCCGGGCGTGAGCTGCCCTCATTGCTTCAAGAGCGAGCCGGAGAAAATGGCCCGCCGCATCGCGGAGAAGGAAGCGGCGCTGAAAGAAGCGTCCACCCCGTTGCCCGGATCCATCGCGATGGAGAACCGCCGCCCGGTGAATGTGCCGGCCGCCCATGACCGCCGGGAGCTGGTCGAGGTGCTGGTGGATCTTTTCCCCCAGATCCCGCGCGACGAATGGGAGCGACGTTGTGATGAAGGCAGGTTCGTGAGCTACGGCGGTGCCGTCCGCGGTCGCCACCACATCGTCCGGGCGGGCGAGCGCATCCTCCAGATCTTCCCCGGTGAGGTGGAACCGGAGGTTTCAACGGACATCCGCATCGTGCATGAGGATGAAGCCATCATCGTGATCCACAAGCCGGCCCCACTGCCAATGCACGCCAGCGGCCGCTTCCACCGCAACACGCTCCAGTATCTCCTCAATCAGGTCTATGGGCCGAAGTATCCCCGGCCGGTCCACCGTCTGGACGCGAATACGTCCGGTCTGGTGGTCTTCGCCCGCACCCGCCACTTCTGCAGGCTGCTCCAGCGCCAGTTCATCGAAGGCACGGTGGACAAGCGCTATCTCGTCCGGGTCGATGGCGCACCGGCGGATGATTCCTTTTTCTCGGAAGCCCCCATCTCCCAGGAGTCAGGCGCGATGGGAACGCGCGGCGTTGATGAGGAGGACGGCTTGCACGCCCGCACCGACTTCGCCGTGCTCGACCGCTCCGGAGATGGCACCACCCTTCTCGAAGCGAAGCTGGGCACCGGCCGGACGAACCAGATCCGCATCCACCTATGGGAGATGGGCCATCCGGTGACGGGGGACCAGGCGTACCTCGCCGGTGGCCGGATCGGCGCCGTCCAGACCCTCGACCCGGAGATCGAGCCGCTGTGCCTCCACGCGTGGAAGCTGGCGTTCGACCATCCCATCAGCGGCGAACGGATGACCTTTGAAACGGATCGGCCATTCTGGGCGGTCTGA
- the mscL gene encoding large conductance mechanosensitive channel protein MscL: MLKEFREFALKGNLVDMAVAFVMGAAFTKLSTSFIEDLFMPLLGSVMPGGMDFSNMFIALSDKVTATALVEAKKQGAVFAYGNFVSVGLNFLIVAFAMFLVVKGINKAKSFAEKPKPEEAPPEPSKEEKLLAEIRDLLKAKV; the protein is encoded by the coding sequence ATGTTAAAGGAATTTCGCGAATTTGCCCTGAAAGGGAACCTGGTCGATATGGCGGTCGCTTTCGTGATGGGTGCCGCTTTCACCAAGCTCTCCACCTCATTCATCGAAGATCTGTTCATGCCTCTTCTGGGGTCGGTCATGCCGGGGGGCATGGACTTCTCGAACATGTTCATCGCCCTTTCCGACAAGGTGACCGCCACCGCCCTCGTGGAAGCGAAGAAACAGGGTGCGGTGTTCGCCTACGGTAATTTTGTGTCAGTGGGCCTGAATTTCCTCATCGTGGCGTTCGCCATGTTCCTCGTCGTCAAGGGCATCAACAAAGCGAAATCCTTCGCCGAGAAGCCGAAGCCGGAAGAAGCCCCTCCGGAACCTTCGAAAGAGGAGAAACTCCTGGCCGAGATCCGCGACCTGTTGAAGGCGAAAGTCTGA
- the creC gene encoding two-component system sensor histidine kinase CreC, producing the protein MRFTRVTLFFIAFIITLGFYQLTRHFLADVEPQIFQATEEVLVDIAHLLAESVEKDVARGELRADDLRETFSEAHKRRFKAEIFEHVKSRIGINVYLTDREGMVIFDSDGGKREGQDFSSKRDVALTMAGSYGARSSRDDDKDPTSSILYVAAPVGDPESPHGVLTVFKPQADVLPLVKERRRIIYTACGLIGGGVLFLIGAVFLWLFHPIGKITDYANAVERGERPMKPKIGIGREVNTLAKALDSMRDALEGRQYAERYIQTLTHEMKSPLAAIRGAAELLDEEMPPETRQRFLNNIIEETARSERLINRLLELSAIESRTSLEKPEDLDFNTILQAAIDQAKAHAEIARVSLDITMPDQPVRIRGDAFILRAAILNLLENAIDFSPKGSSIRIDLQAVEGLVTLSIRDHGPGIPDYARERIFDRFYSLRHHTVGRKGTGLGLTLVKEAAELHGGTIRLEAPEDGGTLAILTLAAS; encoded by the coding sequence GTGCGTTTCACCCGCGTCACCCTCTTTTTCATCGCCTTTATCATCACGCTGGGGTTCTACCAGCTCACCCGGCACTTCCTCGCGGATGTGGAGCCGCAGATCTTCCAGGCCACGGAGGAGGTGCTGGTGGACATCGCCCACCTGTTGGCGGAGTCCGTGGAGAAGGACGTGGCGCGCGGCGAACTGCGCGCGGACGACCTGCGGGAAACCTTCTCGGAAGCCCACAAGCGGAGGTTCAAGGCGGAGATCTTCGAGCACGTGAAATCGAGGATCGGCATCAACGTCTATCTCACGGACCGGGAGGGCATGGTCATTTTCGATTCCGACGGAGGAAAGCGCGAGGGACAGGATTTCTCCTCGAAACGTGACGTCGCATTGACCATGGCGGGCAGCTATGGCGCGCGCAGCAGCCGGGATGACGATAAGGACCCGACCTCATCCATTCTCTACGTGGCCGCGCCGGTGGGGGATCCGGAGTCCCCGCACGGCGTGCTCACCGTCTTCAAGCCGCAGGCGGACGTCCTGCCGCTGGTGAAGGAACGCAGACGGATCATCTACACCGCGTGCGGGCTCATCGGTGGTGGTGTCCTTTTTCTCATCGGGGCGGTTTTCCTGTGGCTCTTCCATCCCATCGGGAAGATCACCGACTATGCGAATGCCGTGGAGCGGGGGGAACGGCCGATGAAACCGAAGATCGGCATCGGCAGGGAAGTCAACACGCTGGCCAAGGCGCTCGATTCCATGCGGGACGCGCTGGAAGGCAGGCAGTATGCGGAACGCTACATCCAGACCCTCACCCATGAGATGAAAAGCCCGCTCGCCGCCATCCGTGGTGCGGCGGAACTGCTGGATGAGGAGATGCCCCCGGAAACCCGACAGCGCTTTCTGAACAACATCATCGAGGAGACCGCCCGCAGCGAGCGCCTGATCAACCGCCTGCTTGAGCTTTCCGCCATCGAAAGCCGGACCAGCCTCGAAAAACCGGAAGACCTGGATTTCAACACCATCCTCCAGGCCGCCATCGACCAAGCGAAGGCCCACGCGGAGATCGCCCGCGTCTCGCTGGACATCACCATGCCTGACCAGCCGGTGAGAATTCGTGGAGATGCGTTCATCCTCCGTGCCGCCATCCTGAACCTGCTGGAGAACGCCATCGACTTCTCACCGAAGGGCAGTTCGATCCGCATCGATCTCCAGGCGGTGGAGGGACTCGTCACCCTGTCCATCCGTGACCATGGACCGGGCATCCCGGACTATGCGCGGGAGAGGATCTTCGACCGGTTCTATTCGCTGCGCCACCATACGGTCGGCAGGAAGGGGACGGGCCTCGGGCTGACTCTGGTGAAGGAAGCGGCGGAACTCCACGGCGGGACTATCCGCCTGGAGGCACCCGAAGATGGGGGCACACTGGCCATTCTCACGCTTGCCGCCAGTTGA
- the creB gene encoding two-component system response regulator CreB: MLRILLVEDEPAIADTLVYALETECFEVRHVLTGGDALAAFADRPFDLAILDIGLPDMSGLDVCGQLRAGSQVPVLFLTARNSEVDRVLGLELGGDDYVTKPFSPREIVARVRAILRRARPQPVAEAATVPEEPATLHHDHHAMRIRCHGQALDLTAHEYKLMLVLLERPGRVYTRDQLLDKAWSDPGAVTDRTIDAHVKSIRSKLRSVREGAEEYIQTRRGLGYLLSLD, translated from the coding sequence ATGCTTCGAATTCTGCTTGTGGAGGACGAACCCGCGATCGCGGACACGCTGGTCTATGCCCTGGAAACGGAATGCTTCGAAGTGAGGCACGTTCTCACCGGTGGTGACGCGCTGGCTGCGTTCGCGGACAGGCCCTTTGATCTGGCCATCCTCGACATCGGCCTGCCGGACATGAGCGGGCTGGATGTCTGCGGGCAACTGCGCGCGGGCAGCCAGGTTCCGGTGCTGTTCCTCACCGCACGGAATTCGGAGGTGGACCGCGTGCTGGGGCTGGAACTGGGAGGAGATGACTACGTGACGAAACCCTTCTCCCCGCGGGAGATCGTGGCGAGGGTACGGGCCATCCTGCGGCGTGCCAGACCGCAGCCGGTGGCGGAGGCCGCCACCGTTCCGGAGGAACCCGCGACCCTCCACCATGACCACCACGCCATGCGCATCCGCTGCCACGGCCAGGCCCTTGATCTGACGGCCCACGAGTACAAGCTGATGCTCGTCCTGCTGGAGCGTCCCGGTCGCGTCTACACGCGGGACCAGTTGCTCGACAAGGCATGGTCGGACCCGGGGGCGGTCACGGACCGCACCATCGACGCCCACGTGAAATCCATCCGTTCCAAGCTGCGCTCGGTGCGCGAGGGTGCGGAGGAATACATCCAGACCCGCCGCGGCCTGGGCTATCTGCTGTCCCTCGACTGA
- a CDS encoding sialidase family protein, with product MIVRIVLGLLALKMSAIVSAGEGMEQVIVHHREEEFTGWPANEGMWSWGDEILVSFNVAAFEERGEKHSFTGRQRVGFARSMDGGRTWAAESHDNVVVPALVKDAAESPGDVDFSHPDFAMKVRGRYFHVSADRGRHWRGPFRLPDIGQRTDARTSYLATGKSSCLFFIPCRVDDGRGGRIRSCTAETTDGGKTLRFLSWISPDPMDLASPGTLPKGDDMSGTMPSVVRLDDGRLVCALRNRIKSRKWSSVHESTDGGRTWRQIAELEKGATNPVALVRTGGENLAAIYGNRRGKPFGMSAKQSPDGGRTWGEEVMLRTDGRKWDLGYPRAIVRPDGTVVATYYFSTEERPQQHIAATLWRP from the coding sequence ATGATTGTCAGGATCGTCCTCGGCCTGCTGGCCCTGAAAATGTCCGCCATCGTCTCCGCCGGGGAGGGGATGGAGCAGGTTATTGTCCACCACCGGGAGGAGGAATTCACCGGCTGGCCCGCCAATGAGGGGATGTGGAGCTGGGGGGACGAAATCCTGGTGTCCTTCAATGTGGCTGCGTTCGAGGAGCGGGGGGAGAAGCACAGCTTCACCGGCAGGCAGCGGGTCGGCTTTGCCCGCAGCATGGATGGTGGCCGCACTTGGGCGGCGGAGAGCCATGACAACGTGGTGGTCCCCGCGCTGGTGAAGGACGCCGCGGAGTCTCCGGGAGATGTGGATTTCTCCCATCCGGATTTCGCGATGAAGGTTCGGGGCCGGTATTTCCATGTTTCCGCCGACCGTGGCAGGCACTGGCGCGGGCCGTTCCGGCTCCCGGACATCGGGCAGCGGACGGACGCACGGACCAGCTACCTCGCCACCGGGAAGTCTTCGTGTCTGTTCTTCATCCCCTGCCGGGTGGACGACGGTCGCGGCGGGCGCATCCGCTCCTGCACCGCGGAGACCACGGACGGCGGGAAGACCCTGCGCTTCCTTTCCTGGATCAGCCCGGACCCCATGGATCTGGCTTCGCCCGGAACCCTGCCGAAAGGGGATGACATGAGCGGCACCATGCCCTCGGTCGTCCGGCTGGATGACGGGCGGCTGGTCTGCGCGTTGCGCAACCGCATCAAGAGCCGCAAGTGGAGCAGCGTCCACGAGTCCACGGACGGTGGGCGGACCTGGCGTCAGATCGCGGAACTGGAAAAAGGAGCCACCAATCCCGTCGCCCTCGTCCGCACCGGAGGGGAGAATCTCGCCGCCATCTATGGCAACCGCAGGGGGAAGCCCTTCGGGATGTCCGCGAAACAAAGCCCCGACGGCGGGAGGACCTGGGGGGAGGAGGTCATGCTGAGGACCGACGGGCGGAAATGGGACCTGGGCTACCCACGTGCCATCGTCCGTCCGGACGGAACGGTGGTGGCCACCTACTATTTCTCCACGGAGGAGCGGCCACAGCAGCACATCGCGGCCACCCTGTGGCGGCCTTGA
- a CDS encoding gluconate:H+ symporter: MTPESIKLLYLTAGAVVSLIVLVAWLRIHAFLALLFAALVVGLGAGLIDAPSKGGGVPISPAGVAMAFQDGMGKSLGGIAAVLGLGTMLGGLLAASGGAEVLSQRLVGFFGAKRVNLVLMIVALAVGFTTWFAVGLIMLLPILLTLTKETKQPFLKLALPMLAVLSIMHGVMPPHPGPLYALDELGASLGKVVLWGLVAAIPIAAVSGPFFAHWAVRHVAVTAPEPPAPDPSIFARERPTLFRTVAALALPVILILSHTISELIFKEDLASGRKPALYQLTEIIGNPILALALAVLFAAWAFRFTRNDALKVVEKSLGPVGMTLLLVGGGGGFNNVLQASGAAEAIGAMAAKLDMPTMLFAWVCAALIRIATGSATVAIIAAIGLVKPVLAAAAAAHPEWAANPALATNPELLVVAIGCGAMVLSHVNDAGFWIVKESLGLTVPQTLRTWTVTETLIGITGLGVAWGLDLFF, encoded by the coding sequence GTGACTCCTGAATCGATCAAACTCCTCTACCTGACCGCGGGTGCGGTGGTCTCCCTCATCGTCCTGGTGGCATGGCTCCGCATCCATGCCTTCCTCGCCCTGCTGTTCGCGGCGCTGGTGGTGGGACTGGGCGCGGGCCTCATCGATGCTCCGTCGAAAGGCGGGGGAGTCCCCATCAGCCCTGCGGGAGTCGCGATGGCCTTCCAGGATGGCATGGGGAAAAGCCTGGGTGGCATTGCGGCGGTTCTCGGTCTGGGCACCATGTTGGGCGGACTGCTGGCCGCATCCGGCGGGGCGGAAGTCCTCTCACAACGCCTGGTCGGCTTTTTCGGAGCGAAACGGGTGAACCTCGTACTGATGATCGTGGCGCTGGCCGTGGGCTTTACCACTTGGTTCGCAGTGGGCCTCATCATGCTTCTGCCCATCCTGCTTACACTGACAAAGGAAACGAAGCAGCCCTTCCTGAAACTGGCCCTGCCAATGCTCGCCGTGCTCTCCATCATGCACGGGGTCATGCCTCCCCACCCCGGCCCACTTTACGCCTTGGATGAACTGGGCGCCAGTCTGGGCAAGGTGGTGCTGTGGGGACTGGTCGCCGCCATTCCCATTGCCGCGGTTTCCGGTCCGTTCTTCGCCCACTGGGCGGTCCGCCATGTCGCTGTGACCGCCCCCGAGCCACCGGCCCCGGACCCTTCCATCTTCGCACGCGAACGTCCTACCCTTTTCCGCACGGTCGCGGCCCTCGCCCTGCCGGTGATCCTGATCCTTTCCCACACCATCTCCGAACTGATATTCAAGGAGGACCTCGCCTCCGGCCGGAAACCTGCCCTTTACCAACTCACGGAAATCATCGGCAACCCGATCCTCGCGCTCGCTCTGGCCGTCCTGTTCGCCGCATGGGCGTTCCGGTTCACCCGCAACGACGCCTTGAAGGTCGTGGAAAAATCCCTCGGCCCCGTCGGCATGACCTTGCTGCTGGTTGGCGGCGGCGGCGGATTCAACAATGTCCTCCAGGCCAGCGGAGCCGCCGAGGCCATCGGGGCGATGGCCGCCAAGCTGGACATGCCCACCATGTTGTTCGCATGGGTCTGCGCGGCGCTCATCCGGATCGCCACCGGTTCGGCCACTGTCGCCATCATCGCCGCCATCGGATTGGTGAAACCGGTGTTGGCAGCCGCAGCAGCCGCCCATCCGGAATGGGCGGCCAATCCCGCGCTTGCCACCAACCCCGAGTTGCTGGTGGTCGCCATCGGCTGTGGGGCGATGGTCCTGTCCCACGTCAACGACGCCGGATTCTGGATCGTGAAGGAGTCCCTCGGCCTCACCGTTCCCCAGACCCTCCGCACCTGGACGGTGACGGAAACCTTGATCGGCATCACCGGTCTGGGCGTCGCATGGGGACTGGATTTGTTCTTCTGA
- a CDS encoding transglutaminase-like domain-containing protein, protein MRAAPPAVDELDALIRLLDDDTPEVRSQVSQRLGESNGDLSEWLAARPQELSRSEKTLLEQMLSPGRRKALTRDWIVPTGGAAALREDWDSFEALLRTLSDFLHDGITLRQPLSDALDLLAEEAGEDSVITGNDLREFLFESGRLQGNRADYYDPRNSDLAWSISEGRSNPLGLCLIFMLVARRLDLEVEGVNFPGHFLSRIFEDGFPLIIDCFDHGRVHAQAALIESAAELTRQQRSSLREATDPGTILIRLLNNLSAALENTGRREDADLVASLLKTL, encoded by the coding sequence ATGCGAGCCGCTCCTCCCGCGGTGGATGAGCTGGATGCACTCATCCGCCTCCTTGATGATGACACTCCGGAAGTCCGGAGCCAGGTCTCGCAACGTCTGGGCGAAAGCAACGGCGACCTGAGCGAATGGCTGGCCGCACGGCCACAGGAGCTGTCGCGAAGTGAAAAAACGCTGCTGGAGCAGATGCTCAGCCCGGGCCGGAGGAAGGCCCTCACGCGGGACTGGATCGTGCCCACCGGCGGGGCGGCCGCGCTGCGGGAGGATTGGGATTCCTTCGAAGCGCTGCTGCGCACCCTTTCCGACTTCCTCCACGATGGCATCACCCTGCGCCAACCGCTGTCCGACGCGCTGGACCTGCTCGCCGAAGAGGCCGGAGAGGACAGCGTCATCACCGGGAACGATCTCCGTGAATTCCTGTTCGAAAGCGGGCGGCTCCAGGGGAACCGCGCGGATTACTATGATCCGCGCAACTCGGACCTGGCCTGGAGCATCTCAGAGGGACGGTCGAATCCTCTCGGCCTGTGCCTCATCTTCATGCTGGTGGCGCGCAGGCTCGATCTGGAGGTGGAAGGGGTGAATTTCCCCGGCCATTTCCTTTCCAGGATCTTCGAGGACGGCTTCCCACTCATCATCGACTGCTTCGACCATGGGCGCGTGCATGCGCAGGCCGCCCTCATCGAGAGCGCCGCGGAACTGACCCGCCAGCAACGGTCCAGCCTGCGGGAGGCCACCGATCCGGGCACCATCCTGATCCGTCTGCTGAACAATCTCAGTGCCGCGCTGGAGAACACCGGCCGCCGGGAGGACGCGGACCTGGTCGCCTCCCTGCTGAAAACCCTCTGA
- a CDS encoding uracil-DNA glycosylase family protein, producing the protein MSGLIEPARKLSENLAGLHFSPPVEFTYRPLEYAWAAHEAYLRRFAGGTKRVLFLGMNPGPFGMTQTGVPFGEIAAVRDWMGIETAVGKPAVEHRKRPVEGFACGKSEVSGRRLWGLFAERFGAADAFFKDHFVLNYCPLVWMSQTGANLTPDKISAAEMAPVEEACQIHLAEVIRVLRPEFLIGVGAFAEERLRRAAPAAESGAFIGKVLHPSPASPAANRGWSEAATKQLLAQGVW; encoded by the coding sequence GTGAGCGGATTGATCGAACCGGCGCGGAAACTTTCGGAAAACCTGGCGGGACTGCATTTCAGTCCGCCCGTGGAGTTCACCTACCGTCCCCTGGAGTACGCCTGGGCGGCGCATGAGGCGTACCTGCGGAGATTCGCCGGGGGCACGAAGCGGGTGCTGTTCCTCGGGATGAATCCGGGACCGTTCGGCATGACCCAGACCGGCGTGCCCTTCGGGGAGATCGCCGCGGTGCGCGACTGGATGGGGATCGAGACGGCGGTCGGCAAGCCGGCGGTGGAGCACCGGAAGCGTCCGGTCGAGGGATTCGCCTGCGGAAAGTCGGAGGTCAGTGGAAGGCGGTTGTGGGGCTTGTTCGCGGAACGCTTCGGAGCGGCGGACGCGTTCTTCAAGGACCACTTCGTGCTGAACTACTGCCCGTTGGTCTGGATGAGCCAGACCGGGGCGAATCTCACGCCCGACAAGATCTCCGCCGCTGAGATGGCTCCGGTTGAGGAGGCCTGCCAGATACATCTCGCGGAGGTGATCCGCGTGCTCCGGCCGGAGTTCCTCATCGGCGTCGGCGCGTTTGCTGAGGAGCGCCTGCGGCGTGCCGCACCGGCCGCGGAGAGCGGGGCGTTCATCGGGAAGGTGCTGCACCCTTCCCCGGCATCGCCCGCCGCCAACCGGGGTTGGTCGGAAGCCGCGACGAAGCAACTGCTCGCGCAGGGCGTCTGGTGA
- the cyoE gene encoding heme o synthase yields MRGWAGHGGRPAMEQPEKTQEIGQEDQALPENPGLRQDLMVLMKVRLNFFVLITTFFGFLLASKGASLDWLKLLNTLLGTAAAAFGSAAFNQLMEIELDARMQRTANRPLPSRRMNPMTAFGVGWVLSALGIIHLSASVGHLAAYLAAATVAVYVFVYTPLKRASSTNTLVGAIPGAIPPMIGWAGAGGSMGLEAWFLFGLMFLWQLPHFVAINWLCREEYEEAGYKMWSNGDVSGRRSGILSAIFAVGLAAFSLLPMVTGFANLRWLIIGPLLGFLMAGLALKFAKDGERTSARRLFFSTLLYLPVAFVVLLIAWRNA; encoded by the coding sequence GGGGCATGGTGGCCGCCCCGCGATGGAGCAACCGGAGAAAACACAGGAAATCGGACAGGAAGATCAGGCACTTCCGGAGAACCCCGGCCTGCGCCAGGACCTCATGGTCCTCATGAAGGTCCGGCTCAACTTCTTCGTCCTGATCACCACCTTCTTCGGCTTCCTGCTGGCTTCCAAGGGCGCGTCGCTGGACTGGTTGAAGCTGCTGAACACCCTGCTGGGCACCGCTGCGGCGGCCTTCGGTTCGGCGGCGTTCAACCAATTGATGGAGATCGAGCTGGACGCGCGCATGCAGCGGACGGCGAACCGCCCGCTGCCGTCCCGCCGGATGAACCCGATGACGGCGTTCGGCGTGGGCTGGGTGCTTTCCGCCCTGGGCATCATCCACCTTTCGGCGAGCGTCGGGCATCTCGCCGCTTATCTCGCCGCCGCCACGGTGGCCGTCTATGTGTTCGTCTACACGCCCCTGAAACGGGCCAGCTCCACCAATACCCTCGTCGGCGCCATTCCCGGTGCCATCCCGCCGATGATCGGCTGGGCCGGCGCGGGCGGCTCCATGGGGCTGGAGGCATGGTTCCTTTTCGGGCTCATGTTCCTCTGGCAGCTCCCCCATTTCGTGGCGATCAACTGGCTCTGCCGGGAGGAATACGAAGAGGCGGGCTACAAGATGTGGTCGAACGGCGATGTCAGCGGGCGCCGCAGCGGCATCCTCTCCGCCATTTTCGCCGTCGGACTAGCCGCCTTTTCGCTGCTGCCGATGGTGACCGGCTTCGCGAATCTGCGGTGGCTCATCATCGGGCCGCTGCTAGGCTTCCTGATGGCGGGGCTGGCGCTGAAGTTCGCAAAGGATGGCGAGCGGACCTCCGCCCGCCGGCTGTTCTTTTCCACGCTGCTTTATCTGCCGGTGGCGTTTGTGGTGTTGCTGATCGCGTGGCGGAACGCTTGA